One genomic region from Bubalus kerabau isolate K-KA32 ecotype Philippines breed swamp buffalo chromosome 7, PCC_UOA_SB_1v2, whole genome shotgun sequence encodes:
- the CXCL9 gene encoding C-X-C motif chemokine 9 isoform X1 has product MKKSAPLFLGIIFLTLTGVQGVPAIRNGRCSCINTSQGVIHPKSLKDLKQFAPSPSCEKTEIIATMKNGNEACLNPDLPEVKELIKEWEKQVNQKKKQKKGKKYKKNKKVPKVKRSQRPSQKKTT; this is encoded by the exons ATGAAGAAAAGTGCTCCTCTCTTTTTGGGTATCATCTTCCTGACTCTGACTGGAGTTCAAG GAGTCCCAGCAATAAGGAATGGACGCTGTTCCTGCATCAACACCAGCCAAGGGGTGATCCATCCAAAATCCTTAAAGGACCTTAAACAATTTGCTCCAAGCCCTTCTtgtgagaaaactgaaatcat TGCTACAATGAAGAATGGGAATGAAGCCTGCCTAAACCCAGATTTACCAGAAGTGAAAGAACTGATTAAAGAGTGGGAGAAACAG GTcaaccaaaagaaaaagcaaaagaaagggaaaaaatataaaaaaaacaagaaagttccAAAAGTTAAAAGATCTCAACGTCCTTCTCAAAAGAAGACTACATGA
- the CXCL9 gene encoding C-X-C motif chemokine 9 isoform X2, protein MCEFLACRVPAIRNGRCSCINTSQGVIHPKSLKDLKQFAPSPSCEKTEIIATMKNGNEACLNPDLPEVKELIKEWEKQVNQKKKQKKGKKYKKNKKVPKVKRSQRPSQKKTT, encoded by the exons ATGTGTGAATTCCTGGCATgca GAGTCCCAGCAATAAGGAATGGACGCTGTTCCTGCATCAACACCAGCCAAGGGGTGATCCATCCAAAATCCTTAAAGGACCTTAAACAATTTGCTCCAAGCCCTTCTtgtgagaaaactgaaatcat TGCTACAATGAAGAATGGGAATGAAGCCTGCCTAAACCCAGATTTACCAGAAGTGAAAGAACTGATTAAAGAGTGGGAGAAACAG GTcaaccaaaagaaaaagcaaaagaaagggaaaaaatataaaaaaaacaagaaagttccAAAAGTTAAAAGATCTCAACGTCCTTCTCAAAAGAAGACTACATGA